Proteins from one Neodiprion fabricii isolate iyNeoFabr1 chromosome 5, iyNeoFabr1.1, whole genome shotgun sequence genomic window:
- the LOC124183485 gene encoding YTH domain-containing protein 1-like isoform X6, with protein MKHILQQMRQEFPTIMADVHYRVLKKKWSNLLQQYKELKNPVHGDKNKSDDISWPFYGAIDEVLGAGYGNRNDEDDVNPHEFLCLSVTPDESALPQDEQRADSETEESNSITALRRLRSINEDFSIEIERLPRVPIRRPRTSATRASLIAQELRRRNASEVLVSRLPPATELSIKTVSRSSSSSVPVLRVNNFSKDRSTNPSSNIGRFLRSDDALAVTKINGNHSMKDGDEDDDDDEDDEEAVEEVDGLELEEEIEEVEEDEPPQKRRKRRKLEGTCHGHECSLEKCLSEFFEYTKRRDEENRVIMNRILNAVERIADK; from the exons ATGAA aCACATACTCCAACAAATGAGGCAGGAATTTCCAACCATCATGGCTGACGTCCACTACCGTGTCCTCAAGAAGAAGTGGTCGAATCTTTTGCAACAATACAAA GAACTGAAGAACCCGGTGCACGGCGACAAGAATAAATCAGACGACATATCGTGGCCATTTTACGGCGCAATCGACGAGGTGCTTGGCGCAGGTTACGGCAATCGtaacgacgaggacgacgttAATCCGCATGAATTTCTATGCCTCTCGGTGACCCCAGACGAGTCGGCTTTGCCGCAAGACGAACAACGGGCAGACTCCGAAACCGAGGAATCGAACTCGATCACCGCTCTAAGACGGTTGCGAAGTATCAATGAAGacttttcaattgaaattgaacgGCTGCCCAGGGTTCCGATACGCCGACCTAGAACTTCTGCAAC CAGAGCGTCGCTGATCGCGCAGGAATTGAGGCGTCGAAATGCGAGCGAGGTTTTGGTCTCACGACTGCCACCAGCGACTGAACTGTCGATCAAAACGGTGAGCAGATCGTCATCGTCCTCGGTGCCCGTTCTCCGggtcaacaatttttcaaaggaCCGAAGTACTAACCCGTCTTCCAATATCGGACGATTCTTGCGGAGCGACGACGCCTTGGCGGTAACGAAAATAAACGGTAATCATTCCATGAAAGATGGAGATGaagatgacgacgacgacgaagacgacgaagaGGCGGTTGAAGAGGTGGATGGTTTAGAACTGGAGGAAGAAATAGAAGAGGTGGAAGAAGATGAGCCTCCTCAGAAacggaggaagaggaggaaacTCGAGGGAACATGCCACGGTCATGAATGCAGTTTAGAAAAATGTCTGAGCGAGTTTTTCGAGTACACGAAACGTCGTGATGAAGAAAACCGTGTGATCATGAACCGGATTCTCAACGCCGTTGAAAGAATCGCCGATAAATAG
- the LOC124183485 gene encoding YTH domain-containing protein 1-like isoform X7 has translation MKHILQQMRQEFPTIMADVHYRVLKKKWSNLLQQYKNPVHGDKNKSDDISWPFYGAIDEVLGAGYGNRNDEDDVNPHEFLCLSVTPDESALPQDEQRADSETEESNSITALRRLRSINEDFSIEIERLPRVPIRRPRTSATRASLIAQELRRRNASEVLVSRLPPATELSIKTVSRSSSSSVPVLRVNNFSKDRSTNPSSNIGRFLRSDDALAVTKINGNHSMKDGDEDDDDDEDDEEAVEEVDGLELEEEIEEVEEDEPPQKRRKRRKLEGTCHGHECSLEKCLSEFFEYTKRRDEENRVIMNRILNAVERIADK, from the exons ATGAA aCACATACTCCAACAAATGAGGCAGGAATTTCCAACCATCATGGCTGACGTCCACTACCGTGTCCTCAAGAAGAAGTGGTCGAATCTTTTGCAACAATACAAA AACCCGGTGCACGGCGACAAGAATAAATCAGACGACATATCGTGGCCATTTTACGGCGCAATCGACGAGGTGCTTGGCGCAGGTTACGGCAATCGtaacgacgaggacgacgttAATCCGCATGAATTTCTATGCCTCTCGGTGACCCCAGACGAGTCGGCTTTGCCGCAAGACGAACAACGGGCAGACTCCGAAACCGAGGAATCGAACTCGATCACCGCTCTAAGACGGTTGCGAAGTATCAATGAAGacttttcaattgaaattgaacgGCTGCCCAGGGTTCCGATACGCCGACCTAGAACTTCTGCAAC CAGAGCGTCGCTGATCGCGCAGGAATTGAGGCGTCGAAATGCGAGCGAGGTTTTGGTCTCACGACTGCCACCAGCGACTGAACTGTCGATCAAAACGGTGAGCAGATCGTCATCGTCCTCGGTGCCCGTTCTCCGggtcaacaatttttcaaaggaCCGAAGTACTAACCCGTCTTCCAATATCGGACGATTCTTGCGGAGCGACGACGCCTTGGCGGTAACGAAAATAAACGGTAATCATTCCATGAAAGATGGAGATGaagatgacgacgacgacgaagacgacgaagaGGCGGTTGAAGAGGTGGATGGTTTAGAACTGGAGGAAGAAATAGAAGAGGTGGAAGAAGATGAGCCTCCTCAGAAacggaggaagaggaggaaacTCGAGGGAACATGCCACGGTCATGAATGCAGTTTAGAAAAATGTCTGAGCGAGTTTTTCGAGTACACGAAACGTCGTGATGAAGAAAACCGTGTGATCATGAACCGGATTCTCAACGCCGTTGAAAGAATCGCCGATAAATAG